A region from the Anaerobacillus sp. CMMVII genome encodes:
- a CDS encoding ABC transporter ATP-binding protein codes for MAEITLKNMYKIYEGGVEAVSDFNLEIKDKEFIVFVGPSGCGKSTTLRMIAGLEDISKGELYIGDRLVNDVAPKDRDIAMVFQNYALYPHMNVYENMAFGLKLRKFKKDEIDRRVKEAAKILGLTEMLDRKPKAMSGGQRQRVALGRAIVRDPQVFLMDEPLSNLDAKLRVQMRAEITKLHHRLQSTTIYVTHDQTEAMTMATRIVIMKDGVIQQVGAPKEVYDFPENVFVGGFIGSPAMNFLNGKLVNGYFEMGDVKIKVPEGKLKMLQAFTNQEVILGIRPEDIHDEPVFLESSAETKIEATIDVAELMGAESFLYSKVNDQDFIARVDSRTDIKNGQKVTLAFDMNKCHFFDPKTELRVR; via the coding sequence ATGGCTGAAATTACTTTAAAAAATATGTATAAAATTTATGAAGGTGGAGTTGAAGCGGTATCAGACTTTAACCTTGAAATTAAAGATAAAGAATTTATCGTATTCGTAGGTCCATCTGGATGTGGTAAGTCAACAACACTTCGTATGATTGCTGGTTTAGAAGATATTTCAAAAGGTGAACTATATATTGGTGACCGTCTTGTAAATGATGTTGCTCCAAAAGATCGTGACATTGCGATGGTATTCCAAAACTATGCATTATACCCACACATGAACGTATATGAAAACATGGCATTCGGACTTAAGCTTCGTAAGTTTAAAAAAGACGAAATTGATCGTCGTGTAAAAGAAGCAGCTAAAATCTTAGGTCTTACTGAAATGCTTGATCGTAAGCCAAAAGCAATGTCTGGTGGTCAGCGTCAGCGTGTAGCACTAGGACGTGCTATCGTTCGTGATCCTCAAGTATTCTTAATGGATGAGCCGTTATCAAACCTTGATGCAAAGCTACGTGTACAAATGCGTGCAGAGATTACTAAGCTTCACCATCGTTTACAATCAACAACAATCTATGTAACACATGACCAAACAGAAGCAATGACGATGGCAACTAGAATCGTTATTATGAAAGACGGAGTTATTCAACAAGTTGGAGCACCAAAAGAAGTTTATGACTTCCCAGAAAACGTTTTCGTTGGTGGCTTTATCGGATCTCCAGCAATGAACTTCCTAAATGGGAAACTTGTTAATGGTTACTTCGAAATGGGTGACGTGAAAATTAAAGTCCCTGAAGGAAAGCTTAAAATGTTACAAGCGTTTACTAATCAAGAGGTAATCCTAGGAATTCGCCCAGAAGATATCCACGATGAGCCAGTATTCCTTGAGTCATCTGCTGAAACTAAGATTGAAGCGACAATTGATGTTGCCGAATTAATGGGTGCTGAATCATTCCTTTACTCTAAGGTAAATGATCAAGACTTCATTGCTCGTGTTGACTCTCGTACTGATATTAAAAACGGTCAAAAAGTTACATTAGCATTTGATATGAACAAATGTCATTTCTTTGATCCAAAAACAGAATTACGCGTTCGCTAA
- a CDS encoding CdaR family transcriptional regulator: MVEQLKNILQTAIINNTEFNGQEALHYKTANGEILSLKKRALSEEQIQLLDLFLTPLHKEHTTDSKTEHSWRLLIETGELPSTIEFSTQSSSYRFTHFYINGALQDEVEFTEAMHSLFQREITLLWNTPTDGVIIEYMTNDADTYDADSLVEAIMTDFYVKVSIYQGTIFSDLSDAKNVYDWERMAFSLGRRVLPKLTVIQKEQLIPFLLTNESSEMTKTMLLQTISHVHDDKELLKTIKIFFESNLNTTLAAKKLFMHRNSLQYRIDKFIEKTGIDIKQFQQAAAMYMLIALDETAHK; this comes from the coding sequence ATGGTAGAACAATTAAAAAACATTTTACAAACTGCAATTATTAACAACACTGAATTTAATGGACAAGAGGCTTTACACTACAAAACAGCTAATGGTGAAATTCTAAGCTTAAAGAAACGTGCCTTATCTGAAGAACAAATTCAATTATTGGACCTTTTTTTAACTCCATTGCATAAAGAACATACAACTGACTCGAAAACGGAACATTCTTGGAGATTATTAATTGAAACTGGTGAATTGCCTAGTACGATTGAATTTTCAACTCAATCGTCATCTTATCGTTTTACCCACTTCTACATAAACGGAGCATTACAAGACGAGGTTGAGTTTACTGAAGCAATGCACAGTTTATTCCAACGAGAAATTACACTTTTATGGAACACGCCAACCGACGGCGTTATTATTGAATATATGACAAATGACGCCGATACTTATGATGCAGATAGTCTCGTAGAAGCAATAATGACTGATTTTTACGTGAAAGTTTCTATCTATCAAGGGACCATTTTTTCAGATTTATCAGATGCGAAAAATGTCTACGATTGGGAAAGAATGGCCTTCTCACTTGGTAGAAGAGTATTACCAAAACTAACCGTTATCCAAAAAGAACAGCTAATCCCGTTTTTACTAACAAATGAATCCTCAGAAATGACAAAAACCATGCTACTGCAAACGATCAGTCACGTTCACGACGATAAAGAATTACTAAAAACCATCAAAATCTTTTTCGAGTCAAATTTAAATACAACACTTGCTGCCAAAAAGCTATTTATGCACCGAAATAGCTTACAATACCGGATAGATAAATTTATTGAAAAAACGGGAATTGATATTAAACAATTTCAGCAAGCGGCTGCAATGTACATGTTAATTGCCTTAGATGAAACCGCTCACAAGTAG